In Pirellulales bacterium, the genomic window GTCGTAAACTGGCTTTCGCACAACCACCCGCTCCTCGCGCTCGGACGTCTCGTAGACGGGTTTCGCAGCCCAATAACGCCGCTGCGTCATTACTTGCGTTTGTGGCATGCAATAGGTATCAACCGGCGCTGCGTAGGATGCGGTCGACGACGGCGGGTAGTAAACCGTTGTCGCCGGCTCGTTCACGATCGTAGGCGTCGCCACTGGAACCCAGCCGTCATCGCCAGCGTTTGCGACAGTGAAAGTAGCAAATATCCCGACAAGCAGGCAAAACGACTTGGTCAACATAAGATCGTCTCGATAAATGGATTACACCGATTGTTCTTGTTCCACAGCACAAATTATAAGCGGAGGGGAAAGCCGCTTTCCACTCTCCAGGAAACCAGGATAAAGGTTTTCACTTTTTCCACTTGGGCAGGCGAAAAAATGGTAGCCCGCCACGATCGCGAGGATCGCGGCAAGGTTAATTTTCCGGTACTTTCTCAATTCACCCATGCGGATGCGGCAAAATGATGGATCTCGCCACATTGAAGAAGCGACGATCTGCGGAAAAGAGGCAACCTGGGTAGCATATACACTCGCGGAGGTTCGACCACAATGACGCGAAACGGCGATGCTGCATGACAAAATGGACTCCGGCCGACCAGTCATGATGCATGTCCGAGCTGCCTCCAACTAGCGACGGCTAGTTCGGACCTGCCTCTCGACGTGGGCTGGGTTTCGGATGAACTTCGTGGGTGGCTGTGCAGATGATGACCGATTTACAAGTAAATTAATCGGAGCGAACAATGCACGATGAAACCACCTTCGCACTTCGCTGCACCTATCGCTTGCAATTGCGACCTGGGTTTGGTTTTGCTGAAGCGGCAGAGATTGCCGACTATTTGGAGGCGCTGGGGATCAGTCACGTCTATTCATCCCCTTATCTGCAAGCCGCTCCGGGGAGTACGCACGGCTACGATGTGCTCGACCATCACAGCGTCAATGCGCAACTGGGTGGCACGCTGGGGCACGAAGATTTCTGTATGAAGCTTGGCAAGCACCATTTGGGCCAGGTGCTCGATATTGTACCCAACCACATGAGCGTTGCGGATCGCGGAAATCGCTGGTGGTGGGATGTGCTGGAAAATGGCCCATCGAGCCGCTATGCCGCCTATTTCGACGTCGACTGGGAGCCGCTCGAACAGAAGCTGCACAACCTGGTCTCGATGCCGATTCTGGCGGATCATTACGGCCGCGTACTGGAGGCGGGAGAGATTAAGCTTGAACGCGAAGGAGGCTCGTTTCTGGTCCGTTACTTCGATCACGTCTTGCCGTTGGCGCCCCGATCGCTGGAAGGTATCCTCTCGGCCGCTGCGGAGCGGGCGGAATCCGAGTTCTTGGCCTTTGCCGCCGATTTCGCGACGACCCTGCCGCTAGCCTCGCAAACCGACAGGATCAGCACGGCGCGACGGCATCGCGACAAGGAAGTGTTGCGCCGGCTGCTCGATCGCGAATTTCAAGAACATCCTCAACTGTCGGCCGCCGTCGATCAAGTTCTTGGCGAGTTGAACGCTTCGGTGGATGAACTCGATACGCTGCTGGAGCGACAGAACTACCGGCTCTCCTTGTGGCGCACCGCCAAGCAGGATTTGGGCTATCGCCGATTCTTCGACATCAATACGCTCGTCGGCCTGCGCATGGAGGATGATCGCGTCTTTCATGACACGCATGCGTTGATAGCTCACTGGCTCGAACGGGGCGTGCTCGACGGGCTGCGGATCGATCATCCCGACGGCCTGCGCGACCCACAGCAGTACTTTCAGCGGCTCGCCCAGAGGTCGAGCCGGGCATGGATTGTCGCGGAAAAGATATTGATGCCAGACGAAGCAATTCCCGCCGATTGGCCGATCGCGGGAACCACCGGATACGACTTTTTGAACTGCGTGCTGGGGCTGTTCGTCAATCCCCTTGCCGCTGAACCGCTTTCGGAATTCTATGCCGAATTCACCGGTGAACCGACCGACTTCGTGGCCTTGGCGCGCGAAAAAAAGCACATGGTCATGCGCGACTTGTTTGCCAGCGACATCAATCGGCTGACCGCACAATTGGCCGACGTGTGCGAGCGACATCGGCGCTACCGCGATTTCACCCGCCGCGAGTTACACTCGATGGTTCGCGAGGTCATCGCTTGCCTGCCGGTCTATCGAACATACGTCAATGCCGACGCGCGGCAGGTCACCGACACGGATCGACGATATGTCGAGAATGCGATTGAGTTGGCGAAGCAAAATCGGCCCGAAATCGACGCCGATTTGTTCGACTTCTTTCGCGGCATTTTGCTGCTGGAAACCACCGGGCCTTTGGAAAGCGAACTGGTGATGAGGTTCCAGCAAAGCACCGGGCCGGTGATGGCCAAAGGAGTCGAAGACACGGCGTTCTATTGCTACAACCGCTTTGTGGCGCTGAACGATGTCGGCGGCGAGCCGAATCGATTCGGCGTGTCGGTGGCAGAGTTTCATCAGCATAATCTGGCGATGCTCAAGCGCTATCCGCACACGATGCTGGCGACGGCGACCCACGACACCAAGCGCGGCGAAGATGTACGGATGCGGTTGGCCGTGTTGTCAGAAATCCCTGAACGATGGGCGGCGATGGTGCGATTTTGGTCGGCGAAAAATGACCGCCACCGGGTGCAATTCCAACCCGATCGAAATGCCGAATATTTGTATTATCAGGTGCTCGTGGGCGCGTGGCCAATCGATGCCGAGCGGATGACGGCATTTATGGAAAAAGCAGCGCGCGAGTCGAAGCAGCACACGGATTGGCTCACCCCAAACGATGAGTACGAGAAAACGCTGCGCGGATTCGTCGCGGCAACGCTTGGCGACGAGGAGTTTACCCACTCGGTTGGCGACTTCACCGCAGAAATCATCGCGGCCGGGCGAGTGAATTCGCTGGCGCAAACCCTGCTCAAACTCACCTCACCGGGCATTCCAGACATCTACCAAGGGTGCGAGCTGTGGGATCTCAATTTGGTCGATCCCGATAACCGCCGCCCGGTGGACTATTCCTGGCGGCGAAAGTTGCTGTGCCAACTTGACGAACTTTCCGCCGAACAAATCATGGAGCGTGCTGCGGACGGACTGCCGAAATTGTGGCTCATTCGGCAAACCTTGCGAATGCGACAAACGCACGGCAACTGGTTCAACGCGGCGTCTTATGCGCCGCTGGCCGCCGCCGGCCAGCGGTCCAGCCACGTAGTGGCATTCGTGCGCGGCGGAATGGCCATTTCCGTTGTGCCGAGGCTGCCACTCACGCTGGGCGGCGATTGGGGTGATACGACGCTATCAATTCCTGCCGGCCAATGGCAAAACGCCTTCACCGGTGAGTCGCTGAGCGGTGGCAAGCTGAGCCTTTCGGACTTGCTGCGACGATTTCCGGTGGCGCTGCTCGCGCCCCAGGGCGAATAAGCGCCACCGAACGCCTCCAACTACCGCACCCAGACCAAGGCCGAACGCCGTGCGATTTGTACGCGGATGTTGCCGCTGGATGTGGTTTCCCTGGCCAGTTGCGAGCCAGGTCCGCCCCACTGTACATCGCTCGAATCGAGCACCCGCCGCCAGATGCCACAAGGCAATTCGAGTGTGGCGTCAACGTCATGATCGGCGAAATTCATTACCATTGCAGCGCCGTCAGCCCCTGCCATGCGCAAAACGAAGATCGCTTCGCCGTCGGAAACCAGTTCGACGTTCATCGAATTCTTATCGAGGTTCCACAGCGCCGACTGCTCCTTGCGGAGCCGAATCAGTTCTTGGTAATAGTTCCACATGGTCGCGTGGCGACCGTCGAATCGCAGCGCGTGGTTGAGATGCGAACGGTCGAACGTCTGCTCGCTACATGGGTCGGGCCAGGTGTCGGGCCATTCGAAATCGACAAACTCTTCTCGCCTTCCCTTCCGCACCGCCTCCAGCAGGGCCGGGTCGCTATGGCTGACGAAATACAAAAACGGTGCCTGCTCGGCGTACTCCTCTCCCATGAATAGCAGCGGGATAGAGGCAGAAAATATTACCGCCGCGGCAGCCAGTTTGGCCGATTCAAAATCGACATCGTGGCACAATCGTTCGCCGCAAGGTCGGTTGCCGACTTGATCGTGATTCTGCGAGAATACGACCAGTTGGCCGGCGCGGACGGCGCTCGCCGGCGCACCGTGGCGTCGGCGGTAAAAAGACGAATAACCACCGTCGAGCACAAAGCCGTCGCGAAACGCTTTAGCGAGCTTCTCCAGGCCGCGGTAGTCGCAATAATAGCCGTCGGCGTTGCCGGTGAGCGCCACGCGCAGCGCATGTTCGAAATCGTCGTTCCACTGCGCATCAAGCCCGAATCCATTCTGCTGGGCCGAGAGGATATGGCGCGGATCGTTACGATTGCTTTCGGCGATCGTAAAGACGTGCCGGCCCAGCTCTTCGCCCCTTGCGCGAACCGCCGCCGCAAGCTCCTTCAAAAATGGAAAGGCCGACTCGTCGACGATCGCATGAATCGCGTCCAGCCGCAGCGCGTCAATGTAATAAGCGGTAATCCATTCGAGCGCATTGCTGAGGAAGAACCTGCGCACCTCGTCGCTATTAGGTCCGTCAAAGTTCAGCGCAGCGCCCCACGGCGTGTGATAGCGCTCGGTGAAGTACGGAGCGTATTCGTTGAAGTAATTTCCTTCCGGGCCTAAGTGGTTGTACACCACATCGAGCACGACGGCCAAGCCGCGGACATGGGCGGCGTCCACCAGCCGCTTCAAACCTAGCGGCCCACCATAACTATTTTGCACGGCGAACGGATGCACGCCGTCATAACCCCAGTTTCGGCGGCCTGGAAATTGTGCGAGCGGCATGAGTTCGATCGCCGTGATGCCCAATTCCACCAACGCGTCAAGCTGTGAAATCACGCCGTCGAAGGTTCCCTCTGGCGTGAAGACGCCGACGTGAAGTTCGTACAATACATATTCAGCCAGTGGTAAACCGCGCCATGTCGAGTCTGTCCAGGCAAACTCGGAAGCGACGACTGCGGATGGCTTGTGTACCCCCTCAGGCTGGAAGCGAGAGGCTGGATCGGGCCATTGGCGACCGTCGGGAAAGCGGAACAAATAGCGCGTGCCGGGCGGCACGTCGGCTGCGATCGTGCAATGATAGCCATCGATGCGATCGAGTGGCACGGCACGATTTTGTTGCGACGCGATCACGACTTCCAGCGACGTCGCTTTCGGCGCCCAGACGTTGAAACCAGTCTGGCCATCGCCGAGATACGTAGCGCCCAGTGGCAGTTCGCTCATGGTCAGATTGGCGAGGCCGCGGTTTGGCGGTGTGGTCAACTTCTGGGCTGTTGTCGCAGGCGGCATGGTTGTTGTTTCACCTCTCGGCCGGTATCGAGTTCGCAGCATGTCACTGGATCAATTTTTGCCCACGGAATTTCCACGAATTCCGCACCAACCTGTCGCTACGCAAGCAGCTCCAATATGCCGGTCAAGGGGACTTCGACCCAGTCGGGACGGTTATTAAGTTCGTAACCGAGTTCGTAAATCGCTTTTTCGAGCAGGTAAAAATCGAGCAGTATATTTTGCTCGTCGCGGGATGCCGGAAAAAATGCAGCATCGAGGCTGTGATCGTGGTAGGCTTTCAAAAACGCCACTGCTGCACGGCGATACCAGAAGGCGGCGGCTTGCTTGAGTGGTCGTGTATTTTCGATGGTCACCAGGCCGCGGGCTGCCAGTTGAAAATAGCCTTGCAGCGCGGCGTAGTGCAACGACCGCGCCATGCCGGCGACGTCTTGCAGCGCCGAGCGCTTCAGGCGGCGCTCTGTCAACGGCCGTGCCGGCTCGCCTTCGAAATCGATGATCACAAAGTCCTTGCCGGTGTAGAGCACCTGACCAAGATGGTAGTCGCCGTGGCAGCGAATTCGGCTGGCAGAGATTTTCTTGCCGACGATGGCATGGAAGCAATCGTAGACCAGTTGCTCGCGTTCGAGCAGGCTTTGGGCGAGCGCCTCGGCGGCAGGCGGGATATGGCTCAATCGCCGCTTGAGCAACTGCAATTTTTGCGATGCCAACTTGCGGGCCGATTGATACATCGACCTTTGATAAAGCTGCGAGAAGCTTTCTGGCGCGAACGCTGCCTCGTTGGCTCCTTCGGACAGCGCTCGATGCAGTTCCGCGGTGCGCTGGCCGAGCAGCGCGGCGTGGTGCAAGAATCCGCCCGCCAGCTCTTCGGCCAGTCGTGGCGGCGGTTGATCGACCATGTGCCACAAGGGCGTTCGCTGATTGAGGTCGGCGACGGGCCATTCCTCCAGTGGAAGCGCCAACACTTGGTCGAAATATCGTCCGAGGTGGTCGAGCGTCATCTGCCAGGCCGTTTCCGATTGCGGCACGAGCGCATACATCACTCCCAAGGTTCGCGGCTCTGACTCTTCATTGCGGTATTCAATCGCTCCCAGCAATTCCGGAACGTGAGCAAACCGGCGTCGAATGTGCAATAGACGACCGATTTCCAAATCAGGATTCATGCCGGCATCGACGCGGCGAAATAGCTTGAGGATGGCTTTTTCGCCGTAAATAATCGAGGTATTGCTTTGCTCTGATTTTACCGGC contains:
- the treY gene encoding malto-oligosyltrehalose synthase, which gives rise to MHDETTFALRCTYRLQLRPGFGFAEAAEIADYLEALGISHVYSSPYLQAAPGSTHGYDVLDHHSVNAQLGGTLGHEDFCMKLGKHHLGQVLDIVPNHMSVADRGNRWWWDVLENGPSSRYAAYFDVDWEPLEQKLHNLVSMPILADHYGRVLEAGEIKLEREGGSFLVRYFDHVLPLAPRSLEGILSAAAERAESEFLAFAADFATTLPLASQTDRISTARRHRDKEVLRRLLDREFQEHPQLSAAVDQVLGELNASVDELDTLLERQNYRLSLWRTAKQDLGYRRFFDINTLVGLRMEDDRVFHDTHALIAHWLERGVLDGLRIDHPDGLRDPQQYFQRLAQRSSRAWIVAEKILMPDEAIPADWPIAGTTGYDFLNCVLGLFVNPLAAEPLSEFYAEFTGEPTDFVALAREKKHMVMRDLFASDINRLTAQLADVCERHRRYRDFTRRELHSMVREVIACLPVYRTYVNADARQVTDTDRRYVENAIELAKQNRPEIDADLFDFFRGILLLETTGPLESELVMRFQQSTGPVMAKGVEDTAFYCYNRFVALNDVGGEPNRFGVSVAEFHQHNLAMLKRYPHTMLATATHDTKRGEDVRMRLAVLSEIPERWAAMVRFWSAKNDRHRVQFQPDRNAEYLYYQVLVGAWPIDAERMTAFMEKAARESKQHTDWLTPNDEYEKTLRGFVAATLGDEEFTHSVGDFTAEIIAAGRVNSLAQTLLKLTSPGIPDIYQGCELWDLNLVDPDNRRPVDYSWRRKLLCQLDELSAEQIMERAADGLPKLWLIRQTLRMRQTHGNWFNAASYAPLAAAGQRSSHVVAFVRGGMAISVVPRLPLTLGGDWGDTTLSIPAGQWQNAFTGESLSGGKLSLSDLLRRFPVALLAPQGE
- the treZ gene encoding malto-oligosyltrehalose trehalohydrolase, with the protein product MPPATTAQKLTTPPNRGLANLTMSELPLGATYLGDGQTGFNVWAPKATSLEVVIASQQNRAVPLDRIDGYHCTIAADVPPGTRYLFRFPDGRQWPDPASRFQPEGVHKPSAVVASEFAWTDSTWRGLPLAEYVLYELHVGVFTPEGTFDGVISQLDALVELGITAIELMPLAQFPGRRNWGYDGVHPFAVQNSYGGPLGLKRLVDAAHVRGLAVVLDVVYNHLGPEGNYFNEYAPYFTERYHTPWGAALNFDGPNSDEVRRFFLSNALEWITAYYIDALRLDAIHAIVDESAFPFLKELAAAVRARGEELGRHVFTIAESNRNDPRHILSAQQNGFGLDAQWNDDFEHALRVALTGNADGYYCDYRGLEKLAKAFRDGFVLDGGYSSFYRRRHGAPASAVRAGQLVVFSQNHDQVGNRPCGERLCHDVDFESAKLAAAAVIFSASIPLLFMGEEYAEQAPFLYFVSHSDPALLEAVRKGRREEFVDFEWPDTWPDPCSEQTFDRSHLNHALRFDGRHATMWNYYQELIRLRKEQSALWNLDKNSMNVELVSDGEAIFVLRMAGADGAAMVMNFADHDVDATLELPCGIWRRVLDSSDVQWGGPGSQLARETTSSGNIRVQIARRSALVWVR